A genome region from Candidatus Zixiibacteriota bacterium includes the following:
- a CDS encoding T9SS type A sorting domain-containing protein has product MRYKKNGWKIWLMAIFLLFNGLSLTARADEIFHYNVTTNQNEISVVYTVNGEKYCFEDNFSLEECGAPELPYKIVRLALPANTKVGSFSAIGSNIENYAAGINHAYFEGDIKTGINEQYTPAPKNLDLYASSDLYPGKYAEVINKGRMGPQALASIAVYPIQYRPSDGQVILVGNIEIRIKLEDDFNASVDRLPKGASLLTNIVDNPKDLHLPSSYGNNGNGLIPGEMSLGLGAEYLIITSGELAPAFYPYFIWKNQKGLQAELVLIEDILQNYTGEDEPAKLRSYLQEAYTAGAKWVLLGGDEDVIPIRYAYPGNTSGVPELRNQQITDMYYMDLTGNWDSDGDGVYGEYNHDDPDIYPEVYVGRVPASNPEEAEIWVEKALIYEQNPGGGDYSYLTKCLFIAADQMVDLDEHVVLASLMPDNFEVDATRCIEEPSGGAEEPTQATGETIIDIMNEDWGFISNLNHGDFCYYSTKTRGYNHAPRSLIWGDIFWDADNSSWLFELEETDKFTIHYSISCMTAAYDWDKEVFFPGPYLTPNTYMEAYLFRPDRGGVAYLGNTRWGWVTSSYLLETKFLEYIFADTARNLAVAEALTKIYYPTKRDIGYGHTLFGDPEMVMWSKQPSPLIVSVPDYIEKDFDYTTVNVSTANGSAADINVCLWKPGELYYRGTTDEDGELQVPLNITETGDIYVAAVGIDMIPDIDTIHVVYQMDIDDDAKLPAVTRLGNNYPNPFNSGTAIKFSTVNPGLVAIEIFDICGRQVKTLVNDYYQAGLHTIAWNCRNNSGEEVASGAYLYRLKTDDKIIVKKMTLLK; this is encoded by the coding sequence ATGAGGTACAAGAAAAACGGATGGAAAATTTGGCTAATGGCAATCTTTTTATTGTTCAACGGCTTATCGTTGACAGCAAGGGCTGATGAAATTTTTCACTATAATGTTACAACAAATCAGAATGAAATTTCTGTTGTTTATACTGTTAATGGTGAAAAATACTGTTTTGAAGACAATTTTTCGCTTGAGGAATGCGGTGCTCCCGAACTGCCGTATAAAATTGTCAGGCTTGCCTTGCCTGCTAATACAAAAGTTGGCTCTTTTTCAGCGATTGGTTCGAATATTGAAAATTACGCCGCCGGGATTAACCATGCCTATTTTGAGGGCGATATTAAGACCGGTATTAATGAACAATATACGCCGGCGCCGAAGAATCTCGATTTATACGCTTCCTCTGATTTATACCCCGGTAAGTATGCCGAGGTTATAAACAAGGGCAGAATGGGACCGCAAGCTTTGGCGTCGATTGCGGTTTATCCTATTCAGTATCGGCCCTCTGATGGCCAAGTTATTTTAGTTGGCAATATTGAGATACGGATTAAACTTGAGGATGATTTCAACGCATCGGTCGATAGATTGCCCAAAGGCGCAAGTTTGTTGACAAACATAGTCGATAATCCGAAAGATTTACACTTACCGAGTTCATACGGCAATAATGGCAACGGCTTAATACCCGGCGAAATGTCGCTTGGTTTGGGAGCGGAGTATCTGATAATAACATCCGGAGAATTAGCGCCGGCGTTTTATCCATACTTTATCTGGAAAAACCAGAAGGGTCTTCAGGCAGAGCTTGTTTTAATTGAAGATATTTTACAGAACTATACTGGCGAGGATGAGCCGGCCAAACTCCGTTCATATCTTCAGGAGGCATATACAGCTGGCGCAAAATGGGTGCTTTTAGGTGGGGACGAGGATGTTATTCCAATCCGTTATGCTTATCCCGGCAACACTTCGGGTGTTCCGGAATTGCGCAACCAGCAAATTACCGATATGTATTATATGGATTTAACCGGCAATTGGGATAGCGATGGCGATGGGGTTTATGGCGAGTACAACCATGATGATCCCGATATTTATCCCGAAGTTTATGTTGGCAGAGTGCCGGCATCCAATCCCGAGGAGGCGGAAATCTGGGTGGAGAAAGCTTTAATATATGAGCAGAATCCCGGCGGCGGCGACTATTCATATCTGACCAAATGCTTGTTTATTGCGGCCGACCAGATGGTAGATCTTGATGAACATGTAGTATTGGCATCGCTTATGCCCGATAATTTTGAGGTTGACGCCACGCGGTGTATTGAGGAACCAAGCGGCGGCGCCGAGGAACCTACGCAGGCAACCGGCGAAACAATTATTGACATTATGAATGAAGACTGGGGTTTTATTTCCAACCTTAATCATGGCGACTTCTGCTACTATTCAACTAAAACAAGGGGCTATAATCATGCGCCGCGGTCGCTTATATGGGGCGATATTTTCTGGGACGCCGATAATTCAAGTTGGCTATTCGAATTAGAAGAAACCGATAAATTTACCATTCATTATTCGATAAGCTGTATGACTGCCGCCTATGATTGGGATAAGGAAGTATTTTTCCCGGGTCCGTATCTCACGCCGAATACATATATGGAGGCTTATCTTTTCCGGCCTGACAGGGGCGGCGTTGCTTATTTGGGCAATACTCGTTGGGGGTGGGTAACATCATCATACCTGCTTGAAACCAAGTTTCTCGAATATATATTTGCCGACACTGCCAGAAACCTGGCAGTAGCCGAGGCACTGACAAAAATATATTATCCTACAAAACGCGATATTGGTTATGGTCATACATTATTCGGCGACCCGGAAATGGTAATGTGGTCAAAACAGCCTTCTCCGCTCATTGTTAGCGTGCCGGACTATATCGAGAAAGATTTCGATTATACTACTGTCAACGTATCTACCGCCAATGGTTCAGCCGCCGATATCAATGTTTGTCTTTGGAAACCGGGAGAATTATACTATCGCGGAACCACTGATGAAGACGGCGAACTGCAGGTGCCGCTTAATATAACCGAGACAGGCGATATTTATGTAGCAGCTGTCGGTATAGATATGATTCCGGATATCGATACTATTCATGTGGTATATCAAATGGATATTGATGATGACGCTAAACTTCCTGCGGTAACTCGTTTGGGTAACAACTATCCTAACCCATTTAATTCCGGCACGGCGATTAAATTCTCAACAGTTAACCCCGGCTTAGTTGCCATCGAAATATTTGATATTTGCGGCAGGCAGGTTAAAACTCTCGTTAATGATTACTATCAGGCGGGCTTGCATACTATTGCTTGGAACTGCCGCAACAATAGCGGCGAGGAAGTCGCCAGCGGCGCGTATTTATACAGGTTGAAAACAGATGATAAAATTATAGTTAAGAAAATGACGCTGTTAAAATAA
- a CDS encoding glycosyltransferase family 39 protein has product MRLLIDLLFVSLYCLALGGLGVVFFKKILKIEIDFFTGFFAGCGIAIVILFSAGMLGMLSYTFIIVFVILIFIFTIFGRRSLSKEKISANLPVILPLILVALVLVIAGLSSLSPPIKNDTLYYHLGLPKLWLADSGIKFYPTIAFSATALSSEVLLMPVMSLRSPGAAQFFVYMIGVMIMFLLAKGFRRFTGGHGALAFIALGAVPLFIGELADAKNDFLAAGFALAATLFYLEYIESNHSKSIILAGVFIGLSVSTKSNAIIFAIAMFLIIAFSKHRFKDILVFIGAALVFGLPWYVKAFIETGNPFYPFYDAIFHSPYWRDIFDPYNKATFVAMEHKSILNFITSPFRLVYDADIFRGRLGPVLIIFLPLMIFIRPIPKIIRQVLLISAVFFVIWYVTWPNARYMMPIIPLLSFTAAYIIDRLYKMSRINGLIILAALSLIIALTGVQVFRDGKNRIKAAVGIIGQDQFLATQTVLNPNSLQSAEKNLALPYYNIWQFLNEISSPNEKVGILCSSWFRADGFYLNNRYYYLTPTEQAVYDFSGDRNLLEQSIKDNPLDYILLDYDVVKEFSSGSEFSEAPGFDIFSQNVSSLVEIVKQNGRLIYSADRFELYKVKE; this is encoded by the coding sequence ATGAGATTACTAATCGACCTGCTGTTTGTATCTTTATATTGTTTAGCTCTCGGCGGATTAGGCGTTGTGTTTTTTAAAAAAATCCTGAAAATTGAAATTGATTTTTTCACAGGTTTTTTCGCCGGCTGCGGTATCGCAATTGTAATATTATTTTCTGCCGGCATGTTGGGGATGCTCAGTTATACATTCATCATTGTCTTTGTAATACTTATTTTCATATTCACTATTTTTGGACGGCGGTCGCTGTCGAAAGAAAAAATATCAGCAAATTTGCCTGTTATCCTGCCGTTAATCCTGGTGGCGTTGGTTCTTGTAATTGCAGGGCTTTCATCGCTTTCTCCGCCTATAAAAAACGACACCTTATATTACCATCTCGGCTTGCCCAAACTCTGGCTGGCAGACAGCGGCATCAAGTTTTATCCGACAATAGCATTCTCCGCTACAGCCTTAAGCTCTGAGGTTTTGTTGATGCCGGTAATGTCTTTGCGGTCGCCGGGAGCGGCTCAGTTTTTTGTATATATGATTGGCGTAATGATTATGTTTCTTTTGGCTAAAGGTTTTCGGCGTTTCACCGGCGGACATGGAGCGCTTGCTTTTATTGCACTTGGCGCTGTGCCGCTGTTTATCGGCGAGTTAGCCGATGCCAAAAATGATTTTCTCGCCGCTGGTTTTGCTTTAGCCGCCACGCTTTTTTATCTTGAATATATAGAATCAAACCATTCTAAATCTATAATACTGGCTGGAGTTTTCATAGGGCTTTCCGTTTCCACTAAATCTAATGCTATTATTTTTGCTATTGCCATGTTCTTAATAATTGCATTTTCCAAACACCGGTTTAAGGATATATTGGTTTTTATTGGGGCGGCATTAGTATTCGGATTGCCCTGGTATGTTAAGGCATTCATCGAAACAGGCAATCCCTTTTATCCTTTTTATGACGCTATATTTCATTCTCCTTATTGGCGCGATATTTTTGATCCGTACAATAAGGCTACATTCGTCGCCATGGAACATAAAAGCATACTGAATTTTATAACCTCTCCATTCAGATTGGTATATGATGCTGATATTTTCCGGGGACGATTAGGTCCTGTTCTGATAATCTTTCTGCCTTTGATGATATTTATCAGGCCGATACCCAAAATTATCAGGCAGGTTTTACTAATATCAGCAGTCTTTTTTGTGATATGGTATGTTACCTGGCCTAATGCCCGGTATATGATGCCGATAATTCCGTTATTGTCGTTTACCGCCGCCTATATAATCGATAGGCTTTATAAAATGAGCAGGATTAATGGCTTGATAATACTTGCCGCCCTGAGCTTGATTATTGCGCTAACCGGCGTTCAGGTTTTCCGTGATGGGAAAAACCGCATTAAAGCGGCAGTCGGTATAATCGGTCAGGATCAATTTCTGGCGACTCAGACTGTTCTGAATCCGAATAGCCTTCAATCTGCCGAAAAAAATCTTGCCCTTCCCTATTATAATATCTGGCAGTTTTTAAATGAGATTTCCAGCCCCAATGAAAAGGTCGGCATATTATGTTCCAGCTGGTTTCGCGCCGATGGTTTCTATTTGAATAATCGCTATTATTACCTTACTCCAACCGAACAGGCTGTATATGATTTTTCAGGCGATAGAAATCTTTTAGAACAATCCATAAAAGATAACCCGCTTGATTACATTCTTCTCGATTATGATGTTGTTAAGGAATTTTCAAGCGGTTCCGAATTTAGCGAAGCGCCCGGGTTTGATATATTCAGCCAAAATGTCTCCAGCCTTGTAGAGATTGTTAAACAAAACGGCCGGCTAATCTATTCAGCTGACCGTTTTGAATTATACAAGGTGAAGGAGTAA
- a CDS encoding glycosyltransferase, protein MIEISIIILVKNQKQSLLSALNSLKRQIKNRRIFEVVICDDGSTDGAGEAVKKLRYPIFLKYFRNTPPLGRSANRNLGFEKSSGTDIIFLDGDMVPDDHYIEAMLGNLEPNIVKLGVPRHPKNMEFGRFEKYQYTRGRYSAEFKDRFLPSRLFTSNSFYISRENYQKMNGFDDKFQGWGGEDIDFGLRLEKLDIKIENVPKAVTYHHHVRTLKSLAANYYDFGYNSFEYLIKKQPDFLKQIPVHLLGFSGGATKINPLHRLISILTINRLALKIVEKIVSSKINSNWPDYLFDYIIWGNLALGYKNRRKNAV, encoded by the coding sequence ATGATTGAAATCAGCATAATTATTCTTGTAAAGAATCAAAAACAATCTTTACTGTCGGCGTTAAACAGTCTTAAACGTCAGATTAAAAATCGAAGGATATTCGAGGTTGTTATATGCGATGACGGTTCAACCGATGGAGCCGGCGAGGCGGTTAAAAAACTTCGCTACCCTATATTTCTGAAATATTTCAGAAACACCCCCCCTCTTGGACGCTCTGCCAATCGCAATCTCGGCTTTGAGAAATCAAGCGGTACGGATATTATTTTTCTTGATGGAGATATGGTTCCCGATGATCATTACATCGAGGCAATGCTTGGCAATTTGGAACCTAATATTGTCAAACTTGGCGTTCCGCGTCATCCGAAAAATATGGAGTTCGGCAGGTTCGAGAAATATCAATATACGCGAGGCCGCTACAGCGCTGAGTTCAAGGATAGGTTTCTGCCCAGCCGGTTGTTTACCAGCAATAGTTTTTATATAAGCCGTGAAAACTACCAAAAAATGAACGGCTTTGATGATAAATTTCAGGGCTGGGGAGGCGAGGATATAGATTTTGGCTTGCGACTGGAGAAGCTTGACATCAAGATTGAAAATGTCCCCAAGGCAGTAACATACCATCATCATGTGCGAACATTAAAATCATTGGCGGCAAATTATTACGATTTTGGCTATAATTCATTTGAATATCTCATAAAAAAACAGCCTGATTTTTTAAAGCAGATTCCTGTTCATTTGTTGGGATTTTCCGGCGGCGCAACTAAAATTAACCCATTGCATAGGTTAATATCGATTCTAACGATTAACAGGTTAGCGCTTAAAATTGTTGAGAAAATAGTATCCTCAAAGATTAATTCAAACTGGCCTGATTATCTTTTCGATTATATTATCTGGGGCAACCTGGCGCTTGGATATAAAAACAGGCGTAAAAATGCTGTTTAA
- a CDS encoding glycosyltransferase, with the protein MRICFLILNPFDFDSRARFICQDILSSGWKLDIIATDGGELNSFGEAPIHRFPQPVKPFRQRRFIDFNIRAASLAGKLKADIYHAVDLDTLWAAVKASKACKAKIIYESRELYTEQYSLYKRPAAKAFWRNLEKRLIKKADAVVAVNESIANELVNRYSINRPKIVMNAAKIDETAQPINLRQKYNLASKYILIFQGILRSGQGLTRSLEAIAGLPDVSLVIVGDGPNRPSLEKQADELGLKERIRFVGKVSPDQLKNYTAGADAGLMLIKPQALNSYLALPQKLFQYIAAGVPPIISDLPEMRKIVRQDNLGLVIKNGSVESDINTIDGFLQNNLEAAAKTCHTEGKKYNWENEGLKMLEVYRNLIDD; encoded by the coding sequence TTGCGCATCTGTTTTCTTATCCTAAACCCTTTTGATTTCGATTCGCGCGCCCGGTTTATATGCCAGGATATATTGTCTTCCGGTTGGAAGCTTGATATAATCGCAACGGATGGAGGCGAACTGAACTCATTCGGTGAAGCGCCCATTCATCGCTTTCCCCAGCCCGTGAAACCATTTCGACAGCGGCGGTTTATTGATTTTAACATCCGGGCGGCATCTCTGGCAGGCAAATTGAAAGCGGATATATACCACGCCGTTGACCTCGATACTCTATGGGCGGCGGTTAAAGCCTCCAAAGCCTGTAAAGCTAAAATCATCTATGAATCGCGGGAGTTATACACCGAGCAGTATTCGCTTTATAAAAGACCTGCTGCAAAGGCATTCTGGAGAAATCTGGAAAAGAGGTTGATTAAGAAAGCAGATGCTGTTGTTGCTGTAAATGAATCGATTGCCAATGAACTTGTAAATCGCTATAGCATTAACAGACCGAAAATAGTTATGAATGCCGCCAAAATTGATGAGACAGCGCAGCCGATTAATCTTCGTCAAAAATACAACCTTGCGAGCAAGTATATATTAATCTTTCAGGGGATATTAAGATCAGGCCAGGGGCTAACAAGATCGTTAGAAGCCATTGCCGGATTGCCGGATGTTTCGCTGGTTATTGTAGGCGATGGGCCTAACAGACCGTCATTAGAAAAGCAAGCCGATGAACTGGGTTTGAAAGAAAGAATACGATTTGTCGGGAAGGTTTCCCCCGACCAGCTAAAAAATTATACTGCCGGTGCGGATGCCGGTTTGATGCTTATAAAGCCTCAAGCCCTGAACAGTTATCTGGCATTGCCGCAGAAATTATTTCAATATATTGCCGCAGGCGTTCCGCCGATAATTTCAGACCTTCCCGAAATGCGCAAAATAGTCCGGCAGGATAATCTTGGTTTGGTAATTAAAAATGGTTCTGTCGAAAGCGATATTAACACCATTGATGGATTTTTACAAAATAACCTTGAAGCCGCCGCTAAAACATGCCATACTGAAGGAAAGAAATATAATTGGGAAAATGAAGGGCTGAAAATGCTTGAGGTTTACAGGAACCTGATTGATGATTGA
- a CDS encoding GNAT family N-acetyltransferase, which produces MPNNKILKVGQYQYRDLIATDKLDFPGSIFYQPDFLITASEILNLDFQPYVCFASDILTGMANILLGGKFNIRTAIIPTFFQYYGPISLPEDKAVLKYLYESIQNDVDTAVFSLTPEESLKFNLSDWQKKNRLTYYLIPDTFENMISKCSRNVKRNVKKARQAEVDIKTTDALPYDLYEASFNRNGLKPPLGESKTVGWVERLTKLNIAKTYIAVVDNQPAAFRTQLIWGKYAYDWLAGAKTSCLNLGVNHFLVLKIGEKLYHKGIKNWDLLGGDIESIGSFKKSFGSIPKKHVEIERNFSLKGTTYRYLMKLKARRND; this is translated from the coding sequence TTGCCAAATAATAAAATCTTAAAAGTAGGACAATATCAATATCGAGATTTGATCGCTACTGACAAACTGGATTTCCCCGGTTCAATATTCTATCAGCCCGATTTCCTCATAACCGCTTCGGAAATATTAAACCTTGATTTTCAACCATATGTATGCTTTGCCTCTGATATCTTAACCGGTATGGCTAATATTTTATTAGGCGGTAAATTTAATATCCGAACCGCAATAATACCTACGTTCTTTCAATATTACGGACCGATTTCGTTACCTGAAGATAAGGCTGTTTTAAAATATTTATATGAATCAATTCAAAACGATGTTGATACCGCTGTTTTTTCGTTAACCCCCGAAGAAAGCTTGAAATTTAATCTCTCTGATTGGCAAAAAAAGAATCGATTAACTTATTATCTCATCCCCGACACCTTTGAAAACATGATAAGCAAATGTTCCCGCAACGTTAAGCGAAATGTTAAGAAAGCGCGGCAAGCCGAAGTTGATATTAAAACAACCGATGCGCTTCCGTATGATTTATATGAAGCCAGTTTTAATCGTAATGGCTTAAAACCCCCGCTTGGCGAAAGTAAAACAGTAGGCTGGGTCGAACGGCTAACCAAGCTGAATATAGCCAAAACCTATATCGCTGTTGTCGATAATCAACCGGCGGCTTTCAGAACTCAACTCATCTGGGGAAAATACGCTTATGATTGGCTGGCAGGAGCAAAAACATCCTGCCTTAATCTGGGAGTTAATCACTTTCTTGTTCTCAAGATTGGCGAAAAACTGTATCATAAAGGCATAAAAAACTGGGACCTCCTTGGAGGAGACATTGAATCGATAGGCAGTTTCAAAAAATCATTTGGCTCAATCCCGAAAAAGCATGTTGAAATTGAGAGAAATTTCTCGCTTAAGGGGACTACATATAGATACTTGATGAAATTAAAAGCGAGACGTAATGACTGA
- the lnt gene encoding apolipoprotein N-acyltransferase, whose amino-acid sequence MKFRIYLASISALLTAISFPPYETGFIIYLSPILLLFAVEELSIRKVFIIGYIWGLIFNFAILYGVFWATIPGTLGLLAVMSLLPGLNCLVYAFISKRSKTLAYISWPLTWVGLDYLRTLTELAFPWADYGYTQTFYLPIIQSAEIFGVYGISLMIHIVNILFYVSLKSIFTPKRRLVIFGIALFLPLIYLLYGWLRLPPDIDDGNFKIAMLQGNITREIKWKKGGREQSLNTYFDMTRQADLCDVDLIIWPETAAPFYLMHEPNRLNQVKNIVDSIDTHVLCGVPHYDKIGKHQYIYFNSAILVSPGSDSIPIYEKIKLVPVSERIPFSGRFKVLSEIRLGQADFSAGRNMTIFSIDTLDFAAVICFESAFPHYCADFCRMGAEFLVVITNDMWFDSSSLPYQHARMSVLRAVENRVPLARCANTGVTMFIDRWGRMKSQTNMFERKLVCGSIKPEKSTSIYNHYGDILPLTCIVGNIFLILAVAFYKKGKYNERYES is encoded by the coding sequence ATGAAATTCAGGATATACTTAGCAAGCATTTCTGCTCTATTAACCGCAATCTCGTTTCCTCCTTATGAGACAGGATTTATTATTTATCTGTCTCCTATATTGTTGTTATTTGCTGTCGAAGAATTATCAATTCGGAAGGTATTTATAATAGGTTATATATGGGGCTTGATATTTAACTTTGCTATTCTCTACGGGGTTTTCTGGGCGACTATCCCCGGCACGCTGGGCTTGCTGGCAGTTATGTCTCTGCTTCCCGGTTTAAATTGCTTGGTTTATGCTTTTATCTCCAAAAGGTCAAAGACTCTTGCATATATAAGCTGGCCATTAACATGGGTTGGCTTGGATTACCTTAGAACGCTGACCGAACTTGCCTTTCCGTGGGCAGATTACGGTTATACTCAAACCTTTTATTTGCCAATCATTCAGTCGGCTGAGATATTCGGCGTTTACGGCATATCGTTAATGATTCATATAGTGAATATCCTTTTTTATGTTTCTTTAAAATCAATCTTTACTCCGAAACGCCGTTTGGTAATATTTGGTATAGCGCTGTTTTTACCGCTGATTTATTTACTATATGGCTGGTTAAGACTTCCCCCTGATATCGACGACGGCAATTTTAAAATAGCGATGCTGCAAGGCAATATAACCCGTGAAATAAAATGGAAAAAAGGCGGCCGCGAGCAAAGTTTGAACACCTACTTTGACATGACTCGTCAGGCAGATTTATGCGATGTTGACCTTATAATCTGGCCGGAAACTGCCGCACCTTTTTACCTGATGCATGAACCAAACCGATTAAATCAAGTAAAAAACATTGTGGACAGCATTGACACTCATGTTTTATGCGGTGTTCCTCATTATGATAAAATCGGGAAGCACCAATATATTTATTTCAATAGCGCCATCTTGGTTTCTCCTGGTTCGGATTCAATTCCGATATACGAAAAAATTAAATTGGTGCCCGTGAGCGAACGCATTCCCTTTTCGGGAAGGTTTAAGGTATTAAGCGAGATTCGTCTCGGCCAAGCTGATTTTTCGGCCGGCAGGAATATGACCATTTTTTCCATAGATACTTTAGACTTTGCGGCAGTTATATGTTTCGAGTCGGCATTTCCTCATTATTGCGCAGATTTTTGCCGCATGGGCGCCGAATTTCTGGTAGTAATAACCAATGATATGTGGTTTGACTCCTCATCTTTGCCCTACCAGCATGCCCGAATGTCGGTTTTAAGAGCAGTTGAAAACAGGGTTCCGCTGGCTCGATGCGCCAATACCGGAGTAACGATGTTTATTGACCGCTGGGGGCGAATGAAATCTCAAACTAATATGTTTGAGAGAAAACTTGTATGCGGCTCGATTAAACCTGAAAAATCAACCAGTATTTATAATCATTATGGAGATATTCTTCCGTTAACATGTATTGTGGGGAATATTTTTTTGATATTAGCTGTTGCCTTTTATAAAAAGGGAAAATATAATGAACGCTATGAATCATAG